AGTTCAGGCTTACCAGGAGCCCTGTCTCACTGCGAAGCTCTGATTGGGTCAAGGTCACTGAAGTGTCATTACTCCCATAGAGCACATCCCCAGCATTGAATAGCATTCCATCCCCCCATGAGAGGCGGGTTTTTCCAGCCGTCAGGCGGACTGAAGGGAAGCGAGCCTTGAAGTAAGCCTTGTGAAGGATTTCTTCATATATATCAGAGGCAGAAGCAGTGCTGAAAAGCATTGGATTTGGGGTTTTCAAGACTACTTCCCCGCGTACATTGCCACTCCTTTCTGAGCTGATCGAGAGACTGAGGGATGGAGCCATTGTCTCATTCCACTGGCTAGTGTTTGGCGTGTAGCTGATTGCGCTGAGTAATTGCATCTCCACTACTGGGTTTTCTGCTGCGCTCAAGGCCATTCCAATACATAGGAAAAGTGATAGAAACAGAGACTTTCTTACCATGTCAGATTCTCCAAGGTGAATAGGTTTCTATCGAGTGCGATGTCTACTTCCAAGGTGTCGAGGGTCATCCATGTTGCACTGTTACTCTTCATCGCATCCTCGATACGGGTCTCTTTTGGTAGGGTTCTTCCATCTACCACCAGGGTATCGAGCACCGCCATCTCCTTGAGCAGGCGACCGTGGCTGGTGGAATATTCACCTTTCCACGTCAGGAAGGTCTCTTTATCCACCCAGATTTTCTGGACAGGGTAGGCAACCTGCCTTGTTTTTGCCGTAAGGGTCAGGATATGGCAATCCCTTCCATTGAGGGTCTCACTGCCATCGAGTGTCACGGTATAGTCATCAAGGGTAGTTTTCTCTTCCGTCATATCCTCATAGGAGAGATCGCTGCCAAGTACTGACTGCCTGAGTGCTGCTCCTTGCAGCCTGATCAACTCTTCGGCATCAGGGTAGAAAAGATAGAGGCTTCCCTTGGTCCTGAGTATCTTCTGCCCCCGTTCAGCGATGCTGGTGAATTCAATAAGGGAATCGGTAGTTCCTCGGGCCCAGGCCTTGAAGGTGCTCTCCTTTGTTCCAAACCGGTCAGTCGTTTTGATTGATCCAGTGGAGTAGGAGGTTTCAAAGGTGGCCTGTGCGTCCATCTCCCTGACAATCTCCTCGGCGGTGATTGCAAACAGGGAAACAGGAAGGAAGAGTATGGTGAGTCCTAGCAGGACCATAATAATGCGTTTAGACATAGCGTAGTGCCTCCACAATTTCTATTTTTGAAGCTTTCCTGGATGGAATGAGCGTAGAGAGCGATGAGATAAGGATTGCGTAGATCCATACAAAGAGAGCGGTGAACCAGTTGAGCTGTGGGAAAAGAATGGAGGATATCTCCATATCGACACCACTCATTGCCTCTGTGAAATTGATTCCAGTCTTACTAAGTATGAAGACGATCAAGACTCCAACGAGTGTACCGAGAGTGGACCCAGCAATACTGATGAAGGTACCTTCCAAGAGGAAAAGTCTGGTGAGCTCCTTCCCCTGCATTCCCAGGGCACCCAAGGTTCCAATCTCACGAACTCTCTCATAGATAACCATCATCGTGGTATTGATGATGACTGTACTTCCCAGAACAAAGAAAATGGCTCCCATCACGTAGTAGATGAACTTAGCAATGGAAAGGAATGTATACATCATATTCAGATCCTTCCATGCCCGTGTTTCAGTCTTAAGGGAAAGCTGTTCCTGAAGGGCCGTTTCCACTGCATTGGCTACATCTCTTTCTTTGTATCCATCCTCGGTGAGAAGCAGTATTTCCTGGGTATGGCCATCCATCCTCAGGAGGTATTGGGCTCGATCAAGGGGGACATACACTGTCTTTGCACTCAGTCCTCCCACTGGGAAGGCTGCAATACCGACAATGGTGAATGTCATGGCATTGGAACCCCTCAGTGCAGTGGATGTGAGCATGGTAACCTTGTCCCCCAGTGAGAGACCAAGGTCATGGGCAAGGAATTTGCCCATCAACAGCTCGTTGGCTCCGGATTCAGGGATTCTCCCTTCATCCACGATGGCAGGGAAGTCAATGAAGGCCTGCTCCGTGTTGAAATCAACACCGACTCCCATGGCACCATTGTTTTTCTCATCAATGTACAGATTGGCCGGAAAGTTGATCCGCGGGGTAGCTGCTTCTACTCCCTCGACAGCAGACGCTACAGAGATCACCTTCTCGGTATCCAAGCTTAGATGCAAAGGGTTATATCGTTCATACTTCTCAAAGTCTGCATGTCTGATCCTCACCTCACCGGTGTAGTAGCTGGTAAGATTGGTCGCCATATCTGTTTCCATAGTCTCAAGCAAGGCTAGTAGTGCCATGATTGCCATTGCTGAAACAGCTATTGCTACAGCAGAGAGAATGGAGCGACGGAGATTCCTGAACACATTGCGAAAAGCTACAGCTGGTAATTTTATCGTCATCGTCTTCTCCTATTGATGGTGCAAGCACGTGGGGATGTCGAGTTTCAGAGCTCTTCTTATGGGAAAAACTGCTACAAGCATGGAAAGGAGTATACCAGCAGAGAATGCCTTGAGTATGGTGGTAAAGTTCCAAGCTCCTCGCATGATACTCGAAATCCTGAACCCAATATCCATATCCCTGAACATGAAGCCAAAGTCCAATCCTGTGTTTACCAGATAGATATTCACCAGGCTTCCCAATGCTATACCCGCGACTGACCCTATGAGTCCGATACCTCCGGCCTCAAAGAGAAAGGAGAGAAGGATGTCACGGTCTTTCATCCCTAGTGCACGCATCATGCCAAGCTCTCTCATTCTTTCATACATTGCCATCAACATGGTGTTGGAAACTCCAACAGCTGCGATAATGAAGACAAGGAAGAGAATCATCCCTGTTCCCCCTTGTTTGGCTTCCACCAGTGCAAGGTAGTCTCGAGCAAGATCTTCCCAGGTGAAGACACTGAACCCTTCAGGGAGTTTTGCTTGCAAGGTGGCTTTGGCTTGTTCAAGGTTGGTTTTCTCAGGGAGGACGATATCGATACTTGTCACCGAGTTTTCCATTCCAAGGTAGGTACCAGCTGCATCAATATCCATCATGATGAGTGTTCGGTTCACATTGGGGTTGGGGCAGTTCACGATACCGACAATTTGCATGTCGAAGGCCTCATAGAAGCCTCCCTTGCCTCTGGTGAGGAACGTAACCCAGTAGCCGACCTCTGCCCCTATGTCCTCAGCAAACCAGCTGCCCAATACCACTCCGTCCATCTCCCCCGGTTCAAGGTGTCGTCCTTCCACCAAGGTATCTTCGAAACGATAGACCTCAAAATCTTGTTTGGGATCGATGGCCGTCACTCTTACACTCATATTGCCGTCTTCACCAAAATCATCACTATAGAGAATCATATCAGCGGCGAAGGTGGTTCTCACGGTCGCCACCCCTTGTTCTTCCTCTACCAATGGAATGATGGATTCTGGATTCTCTATGCTGGCCTCTAGGGGAAGGAATGCACGGTCTTCCCAGTATCCATCAGCATAGATACGAAGAGAGGCTGTCTCATACCAACGGAGGTTGCGCATCGATTCCAGCGTAGCACCCCCGAGAATGGAATCAACGATGATGTACATCATCAACCCAACTGCGATGGCCACAGATGTGATGATCGTACGCCGCTTGTAACGGCTGAGATTCTTCACTGCCAGTTGCAGGATAAATTTCATCACTATCTCCTTTCGTCACTAACGATAGCACCGTCATGCAGTTGCACAAGGCGGGAGGCGTAATCCATGACCATCTGGTCGTGTGTGGAGAAGATGAACGTGGTACGATACTTCTCATTCATGCGTTTCATCAGCTTGAGAATCTCTTCCCCAGTCTTGGAATCCAGATTGGCAGTCGGTTCATCAGCGAGGATGATCTGTGGGTTCTTTACGAGCGCTCGGGCGATGGCTATTCTCTGCTGTTGCCCACCGCTGAGCTTTGCAGGGCGTCGATCCTCCATCCCTTCCAGGCCAACTTCCTTTAGTACTTCATAGGTGCGTCTCTTGACCTCACTCTCACTGACATCAAGCAGGGAGAGTACAAAGCTGACATTTTCATAGGCGGAGAGGACTGGGATCAAGTTATAGGTCTGGAAAATAAAACCAAGATTATTTCTCCTGAATGCTGTTTTCTCAACCTTGTCCATGGTACTGATTGCAGCATCATTGATGAAGATTTCTCCCTCATCCAATCCATCTATACAACCAATAAGATTGAGCAACGTGGTCTTTCCTGATCCTGAGGGTCCGGCAATGGAGAGAAACTCGCCTGCTTCAATATCCAGGGAGACTTTTTTCAATGCCTTGACTACCGTTTCACCTGTCTTGTAGTTTCTCGATACTTTTTCAATTCTGATCATGCTCATCTTCTGTTACTTCCTTCTCAGTGTTTCGTTTTGCCTGTTCTACTTTCTGCATTGCCGCTGTTCCCATAACCGCACCAAAGTCCATATGATCCAGGATTGAGGCCGGCATCAACATCATTGAGTTGTTCTGTCTTATACCCTCATACACCATATTCATCGACCTGAGTTGCAGTGCAATCGGGTCATTGGCGTATTCAGCTGAAGCCTCAGTGAATTTCTTTGCAATCTCCACCTCTGCGGCACCCAGTATGATTCTCGACTCTTTCTCACGCTCAGCCTGCGCTTGCTTGCTTAGCGCATCCTCCAATTCCTTTGGGATAATGATATCGGTAATCTCTATTGAGAGAATGGTAACACCCCATGGATTGGTCTTGGCATCAAGGGCTTGCTGTATCTCCCGTCCGAGCTCTTCACGTTCGCTGAGTAGACTTCTCAGGTAGTGCTTGCCGATGGAATCGCGGAGTGCTGTCTGAGCCGATAGGATGACCGCCTCAGTGTAATCCTCAACTTCCAGAATGGCCTTCTTTGCATCCCAGATCATCCAGAATGCCAAGGCATCCACATGGACAGGAACAGTATCCTTGGTAAGTGTTTTCTCGGCACTGAAGTCAGTTGCCCTGATACGGGTATCGATGAACTCAGCAGCTCGGTCGATCAAGGGGATAAGGAAAAATAGCCCAGGTCCCCTGACTGTCTGGAACTTTCCCAACCTTAGTATGATGACCTTGTCCCAGTGATAGACCAACTGGAAAGAGGATGAGATGAGAAGCCCGAGCGAGGAAAGGGCAGTGATCGGATAGAGATACAATGAAAGTTCTCCGATTACCCAGACCCACAGGATCAGAATGATCGCCATCACCAATGTCCACAGGGGGAAGAGGGCGATGACAATAGCTGCTATAAATGTCGCGGTACTCACCAAGACAAGCGCCTCATGTGGCATGGAAGGGTAGAGCAAGAGTTGAAGGATAGCCCCTCCAGCGAGAAAGAGTGCCAACACCAAGAAGGAAAGTGCTCCGTAGTTAAAGTCCTTCTTCAAAACGAAACCCTTCATGTTCTTGATTCGTTCAATTTTTTTCTTGTACAGGTTCATGATTATTCCCCTTGTGTATGTACTTCATTTCCCATGTCTTTGATGGCGGCGATCAACTCGCTTGGCTGGAATCCATAGGAAAAAGCTTTTGTGATATATTCCTTGGTGATCTGGGAAAGGATACGTTCCCGTTCGATCCCATCAATACTGACTTCCTTATCACTGATGAAGGTTCCTGAACCTTGTTGGGTCACCACGATATTTCTGATTTCCATCTCTGCGTATGCTCTGGCAACCGTGTTCGGGTTGACGCTTAAATCCACCGCCAGTGCTCGAACGGTAGGGAGTTGGGATCCCTTTCCCAGTCTGCCATCGGCAATGGCCATCTCCACC
The sequence above is drawn from the uncultured Sphaerochaeta sp. genome and encodes:
- a CDS encoding FtsX-like permease family protein — its product is MKFILQLAVKNLSRYKRRTIITSVAIAVGLMMYIIVDSILGGATLESMRNLRWYETASLRIYADGYWEDRAFLPLEASIENPESIIPLVEEEQGVATVRTTFAADMILYSDDFGEDGNMSVRVTAIDPKQDFEVYRFEDTLVEGRHLEPGEMDGVVLGSWFAEDIGAEVGYWVTFLTRGKGGFYEAFDMQIVGIVNCPNPNVNRTLIMMDIDAAGTYLGMENSVTSIDIVLPEKTNLEQAKATLQAKLPEGFSVFTWEDLARDYLALVEAKQGGTGMILFLVFIIAAVGVSNTMLMAMYERMRELGMMRALGMKDRDILLSFLFEAGGIGLIGSVAGIALGSLVNIYLVNTGLDFGFMFRDMDIGFRISSIMRGAWNFTTILKAFSAGILLSMLVAVFPIRRALKLDIPTCLHHQ
- a CDS encoding outer membrane lipoprotein-sorting protein: MSKRIIMVLLGLTILFLPVSLFAITAEEIVREMDAQATFETSYSTGSIKTTDRFGTKESTFKAWARGTTDSLIEFTSIAERGQKILRTKGSLYLFYPDAEELIRLQGAALRQSVLGSDLSYEDMTEEKTTLDDYTVTLDGSETLNGRDCHILTLTAKTRQVAYPVQKIWVDKETFLTWKGEYSTSHGRLLKEMAVLDTLVVDGRTLPKETRIEDAMKSNSATWMTLDTLEVDIALDRNLFTLENLTW
- a CDS encoding GntR family transcriptional regulator; this translates as MAKIEPKLEFSLDVKSGVPFYKQIIFQVEMAIADGRLGKGSQLPTVRALAVDLSVNPNTVARAYAEMEIRNIVVTQQGSGTFISDKEVSIDGIERERILSQITKEYITKAFSYGFQPSELIAAIKDMGNEVHTQGE
- a CDS encoding ABC transporter permease, which encodes MTIKLPAVAFRNVFRNLRRSILSAVAIAVSAMAIMALLALLETMETDMATNLTSYYTGEVRIRHADFEKYERYNPLHLSLDTEKVISVASAVEGVEAATPRINFPANLYIDEKNNGAMGVGVDFNTEQAFIDFPAIVDEGRIPESGANELLMGKFLAHDLGLSLGDKVTMLTSTALRGSNAMTFTIVGIAAFPVGGLSAKTVYVPLDRAQYLLRMDGHTQEILLLTEDGYKERDVANAVETALQEQLSLKTETRAWKDLNMMYTFLSIAKFIYYVMGAIFFVLGSTVIINTTMMVIYERVREIGTLGALGMQGKELTRLFLLEGTFISIAGSTLGTLVGVLIVFILSKTGINFTEAMSGVDMEISSILFPQLNWFTALFVWIYAILISSLSTLIPSRKASKIEIVEALRYV
- a CDS encoding ABC transporter ATP-binding protein gives rise to the protein MIRIEKVSRNYKTGETVVKALKKVSLDIEAGEFLSIAGPSGSGKTTLLNLIGCIDGLDEGEIFINDAAISTMDKVEKTAFRRNNLGFIFQTYNLIPVLSAYENVSFVLSLLDVSESEVKRRTYEVLKEVGLEGMEDRRPAKLSGGQQQRIAIARALVKNPQIILADEPTANLDSKTGEEILKLMKRMNEKYRTTFIFSTHDQMVMDYASRLVQLHDGAIVSDERR
- a CDS encoding slipin family protein; this translates as MNLYKKKIERIKNMKGFVLKKDFNYGALSFLVLALFLAGGAILQLLLYPSMPHEALVLVSTATFIAAIVIALFPLWTLVMAIILILWVWVIGELSLYLYPITALSSLGLLISSSFQLVYHWDKVIILRLGKFQTVRGPGLFFLIPLIDRAAEFIDTRIRATDFSAEKTLTKDTVPVHVDALAFWMIWDAKKAILEVEDYTEAVILSAQTALRDSIGKHYLRSLLSEREELGREIQQALDAKTNPWGVTILSIEITDIIIPKELEDALSKQAQAEREKESRIILGAAEVEIAKKFTEASAEYANDPIALQLRSMNMVYEGIRQNNSMMLMPASILDHMDFGAVMGTAAMQKVEQAKRNTEKEVTEDEHDQN